One genomic segment of Clostridium saccharoperbutylacetonicum N1-4(HMT) includes these proteins:
- a CDS encoding SDR family NAD(P)-dependent oxidoreductase, with protein sequence MHKFEGKYAIATGGTDGITKESIICMARKGLSGAIIAGRNEERGIKAAEEIKKLTGCECYYVQTDVSKPEDIVNLFKVAKSKFPTIQILVNGAGVCPSMPIETIDAQEWDRVMNINLRSMHLCILEALKFMKPQKYGKIINVSSAAGRIGGTESSIAYSVSKGGMITATKCYAKAYGVYNINVNSICPGAIKTNMIADFTYANAPESLIKKIIPLGRLGKVEDCSGVIEFLASNDSDYITGCSIDVNGGVFMN encoded by the coding sequence ATGCATAAATTCGAAGGTAAATATGCTATTGCTACAGGTGGGACGGATGGCATTACAAAGGAAAGTATTATCTGTATGGCAAGGAAAGGATTAAGTGGTGCCATAATCGCTGGTAGAAATGAAGAACGAGGTATAAAAGCCGCTGAAGAAATCAAAAAGTTAACTGGTTGTGAGTGTTATTATGTTCAGACTGATGTTTCAAAACCAGAGGATATAGTAAACTTATTTAAAGTAGCAAAATCGAAATTCCCTACTATTCAAATTTTAGTAAATGGTGCAGGAGTATGTCCATCAATGCCAATTGAAACTATTGATGCACAAGAATGGGACAGGGTAATGAATATTAATTTAAGAAGTATGCACCTATGTATACTAGAAGCTCTTAAGTTTATGAAACCACAGAAATATGGAAAGATAATAAATGTCTCTTCTGCTGCAGGTAGAATTGGTGGGACTGAATCATCTATAGCCTATTCTGTATCGAAAGGTGGAATGATTACTGCTACTAAATGTTATGCAAAAGCATACGGTGTTTACAATATTAATGTAAATAGTATCTGTCCAGGTGCCATTAAAACAAATATGATTGCTGATTTTACTTATGCAAATGCTCCAGAATCCTTAATTAAAAAAATCATTCCGTTGGGTAGATTAGGAAAAGTTGAAGATTGTAGTGGAGTTATAGAATTTCTAGCTAGTAATGATTCAGATTACATCACTGGATGTAGCATAGATGTAAATGGTGGAGTATTCATGAATTAA